A portion of the Rhinopithecus roxellana isolate Shanxi Qingling chromosome 19, ASM756505v1, whole genome shotgun sequence genome contains these proteins:
- the TTLL6 gene encoding tubulin polyglutamylase TTLL6 isoform X2, producing MEECLGVVELRKLSSFNAYMEDHSYNVEQIWRDIEDVIIKTLISAHPIVRHNYHTCFPSHTLSSACFEVLGFDILLDRRLKPWLLEVNHSPSFSTDSRLDKEVKDGLLYDTLVLINLESCDKKKVLEEERQRGQFLQQCCSREMRIEEVRGFRAMQLKKTETYEKENCGGFRLIYPSLNSEKYEKFFQDNNSLFQNTVASRAREEYARQLIQELRLKREKKPFQMKKKVEMQGESASEQVRKKGVRGWQQKQQQKDKAATQASKQYIQPLTLVSYTPDLLLSVQDERKNETDSSFHEEAPMKEAGPVSPKPTSARPSSSVPDLRNISLSSSELEPSKPNFSIKEAKSASAVNVFAGTVCLTSVETAPESTTQVSISPKSPPTLAMTTSSEYSGPEMDRVVSFKCKKQQTPPQLIQKEMLKPFLPTKSKSFWGSPNTNWSLLKNDMKKPHLLSELLTKLQRRGKLSFFPAHYNPKLGMNSLSQNPSLPEECHSCSDSSGEKRQLDVPSLLLQGPQSYNVTLRDLLVIATPARLDPRPCKSHTNALRDPCMQDQEAYSHCLISGQKGC from the exons ATGGAGGAGTGTCTTGGGGTAGTAGAACTAAG GAAGCTCTCCTCCTTCAATGCATACATGGAGGACCACAGCTACAATGTGGAGCAGATATGGAGGGATATTGAGGACGTCATCATCAAGACCCTCATCTCGGCGCACCCCATCGTCAGGCATAACTACCACACCTGCTTCCCCAGCCACACACTCAGCAGCGCCTGCTTTGAGGTCCTGGGCTTCGACATTTTGTTGGACCGCAGACTCAAACCCTGGCTGCTGGAG GTCAACCACTCTCCAAGCTTCTCCACCGACTCTCGGTTGGATAAAGAGGTGAAAGATGGTCTGCTGTATGACACTTTGGTCCTGATCAACCTGGAAAGTTGTGACAAGAAGAAAGTCTTGGAGGAGGAGAGACAACGGGGGCAGTTCCTGCAGCAGTGTTGTTCTCGGGAGATGAG GATTGAGGAAGTCAGGGGTTTCCGAGCCATGCAgttaaagaaaactgaaacataTGAGAAGGAAAATTGTGGAGGGTTCCGACTGATTTATCCCAGTCTGAATTCGGAGAAGTATGAGAAGTTTTTCCAGGACAACAACTCCCTCTTCCAAAATACTGTTGCTTCCAGGGCTCGGGAGGAGTATGCCCG GCAGCTGATCCAGGAGCTGAGACTAAAACGAGAGAAAAAGCCCTTCCAAATGAAGAAGAAGGTAGAGATGCAGGGGGAATCGGCAAGCGAGCAAGTGAGAAAGAAGGGCGTGAGGGGCTGGCAACAAAAACAGCAGCAGAAAGACAAGGCTGCCACCCAAGCCTCCAAACAG TACATCCAGCCATTGACATTAGTGTCCTACACACCTGACTTGCTCTTGAGCGTCCaagatgaaaggaaaaatgaaacagacaGCAGCTTCCACGAGGAAGCCCCCATGAAGGAGGCCGGCCCTGTTTCCCCCAAGCCGACATCTGCGAGGCCCTCCAGTTCTGTACCAGACCTGAGGAATATCAGTCTCAGCAGCTCCGAGTTGGAGCCCAGTAAACCAAACTTCAGCATAAAGGAGGCCAAGTCTGCCTCTGCAGTGAACGTTTTCGCTGGCACTGTG TGCTTAACCTCAGTAGAAACCGCCCCAGAATCCACCACCCAAGTCTCAATCTCCCCAAAGTCTCCACCAACCCTGGCCATGACCACCAGCTCTGAGTACAGTGGCCCAGAGATGGATAGGGTGGTATCCTTTAAATGCAAGAAGCAGCAGACCCCTCCACAGTTAATCCAGAAGGAAATGTTAAAACCTTTTCTGCCTACAAAATCCAAGAGCTTCTGGGGGAGTCCGAACACAAACTGGAGTTTGCTGAAGAATGACATGAAGAAGCCACATTTGCTATCCGAGCTACTGACCAAGCTTCAACGGAGGGGAAAGCTCTCCTTCTtcccagctcactacaaccccaAGCTGGGAATGAATAGCCTGTCAC AAAACCCCTCCCTGCCTGAGGAGTGCCACTCCTGCAGTGACAGCTCTGGCGAGAAGAGGCAGCTGGATGTGCCCTCCCTCCTCTTGCAGGGTCCTCAGAGCTATAATGTTACTCTGAGGGACCTGCTGGTGATTGCCACTCCAGCCCGACTGGATCCAAGGCCTTGCAAAAGCCACACAAATGCTCTGAGGGACCCGTGTATGCAGGATCAAGAAGCATACAGCCATTGCCTGATCTCTGGCCAAAAAGGATGTTAG
- the TTLL6 gene encoding tubulin polyglutamylase TTLL6 isoform X1, with protein sequence MEMKSYQKINHFPGMSEICRKDLLARNMSRMLKMFPKDFHFFPRTWCLPADWGDLQTYSRSRKNKTYICKPDSGCQGKGIFITRTVKEIKPGEDMICQLYISKPFVIDGFKFDLRIYVLVTSCDPLRIFVYNEGLARFATTSYSRPCTDNLDDICMHLTNYSINKHSSNFSRDAHSGSKRKLSSFNAYMEDHSYNVEQIWRDIEDVIIKTLISAHPIVRHNYHTCFPSHTLSSACFEVLGFDILLDRRLKPWLLEVNHSPSFSTDSRLDKEVKDGLLYDTLVLINLESCDKKKVLEEERQRGQFLQQCCSREMRIEEVRGFRAMQLKKTETYEKENCGGFRLIYPSLNSEKYEKFFQDNNSLFQNTVASRAREEYARQLIQELRLKREKKPFQMKKKVEMQGESASEQVRKKGVRGWQQKQQQKDKAATQASKQYIQPLTLVSYTPDLLLSVQDERKNETDSSFHEEAPMKEAGPVSPKPTSARPSSSVPDLRNISLSSSELEPSKPNFSIKEAKSASAVNVFAGTVCLTSVETAPESTTQVSISPKSPPTLAMTTSSEYSGPEMDRVVSFKCKKQQTPPQLIQKEMLKPFLPTKSKSFWGSPNTNWSLLKNDMKKPHLLSELLTKLQRRGKLSFFPAHYNPKLGMNSLSQNPSLPEECHSCSDSSGEKRQLDVPSLLLQGPQSYNVTLRDLLVIATPARLDPRPCKSHTNALRDPCMQDQEAYSHCLISGQKGC encoded by the exons ATGGAAATGAAAAGTTACCAG AAGATCAATCACTTTCCCGGGATGAGTGAAATCTGCCGGAAGGACTTGCTGGCCAGGAATATGAGCCGCATGTTAAAGATGTTCCCTAAAGATTTCCACTTTTTCCCTAGGACCTGGTGTCTTCCTGCTGA CTGGGGAGATTTGCAGACCTACAGCAGGTcaagaaaaaataagacatacattTGTAAGCCGGATTCGGGCTGCCAAGGGAAAGGTATATTCATCACCcggacagtgaaagaaatcaaaccAGGGGAGGATATGATCTGTCAGCTCTATATTTCAAAG CCCTTTGTCATTGATGGGTTTAAGTTTGACCTACGGATTTATGTACTGGTGACATCCTGTGACCCTCTCAGGATTTTTGTGTACAATGAAGGACTGGCCCGCTTTGCGACGACCTCTTACTCCCGCCCTTGCACAGACAACCTG GATGATATCTGCATGCACCTGACTAATTATTCCATTAATAAGCACAGTTCAAATTTCAGTCGAGACGCTCACTCTGGCAGTAAGAG GAAGCTCTCCTCCTTCAATGCATACATGGAGGACCACAGCTACAATGTGGAGCAGATATGGAGGGATATTGAGGACGTCATCATCAAGACCCTCATCTCGGCGCACCCCATCGTCAGGCATAACTACCACACCTGCTTCCCCAGCCACACACTCAGCAGCGCCTGCTTTGAGGTCCTGGGCTTCGACATTTTGTTGGACCGCAGACTCAAACCCTGGCTGCTGGAG GTCAACCACTCTCCAAGCTTCTCCACCGACTCTCGGTTGGATAAAGAGGTGAAAGATGGTCTGCTGTATGACACTTTGGTCCTGATCAACCTGGAAAGTTGTGACAAGAAGAAAGTCTTGGAGGAGGAGAGACAACGGGGGCAGTTCCTGCAGCAGTGTTGTTCTCGGGAGATGAG GATTGAGGAAGTCAGGGGTTTCCGAGCCATGCAgttaaagaaaactgaaacataTGAGAAGGAAAATTGTGGAGGGTTCCGACTGATTTATCCCAGTCTGAATTCGGAGAAGTATGAGAAGTTTTTCCAGGACAACAACTCCCTCTTCCAAAATACTGTTGCTTCCAGGGCTCGGGAGGAGTATGCCCG GCAGCTGATCCAGGAGCTGAGACTAAAACGAGAGAAAAAGCCCTTCCAAATGAAGAAGAAGGTAGAGATGCAGGGGGAATCGGCAAGCGAGCAAGTGAGAAAGAAGGGCGTGAGGGGCTGGCAACAAAAACAGCAGCAGAAAGACAAGGCTGCCACCCAAGCCTCCAAACAG TACATCCAGCCATTGACATTAGTGTCCTACACACCTGACTTGCTCTTGAGCGTCCaagatgaaaggaaaaatgaaacagacaGCAGCTTCCACGAGGAAGCCCCCATGAAGGAGGCCGGCCCTGTTTCCCCCAAGCCGACATCTGCGAGGCCCTCCAGTTCTGTACCAGACCTGAGGAATATCAGTCTCAGCAGCTCCGAGTTGGAGCCCAGTAAACCAAACTTCAGCATAAAGGAGGCCAAGTCTGCCTCTGCAGTGAACGTTTTCGCTGGCACTGTG TGCTTAACCTCAGTAGAAACCGCCCCAGAATCCACCACCCAAGTCTCAATCTCCCCAAAGTCTCCACCAACCCTGGCCATGACCACCAGCTCTGAGTACAGTGGCCCAGAGATGGATAGGGTGGTATCCTTTAAATGCAAGAAGCAGCAGACCCCTCCACAGTTAATCCAGAAGGAAATGTTAAAACCTTTTCTGCCTACAAAATCCAAGAGCTTCTGGGGGAGTCCGAACACAAACTGGAGTTTGCTGAAGAATGACATGAAGAAGCCACATTTGCTATCCGAGCTACTGACCAAGCTTCAACGGAGGGGAAAGCTCTCCTTCTtcccagctcactacaaccccaAGCTGGGAATGAATAGCCTGTCAC AAAACCCCTCCCTGCCTGAGGAGTGCCACTCCTGCAGTGACAGCTCTGGCGAGAAGAGGCAGCTGGATGTGCCCTCCCTCCTCTTGCAGGGTCCTCAGAGCTATAATGTTACTCTGAGGGACCTGCTGGTGATTGCCACTCCAGCCCGACTGGATCCAAGGCCTTGCAAAAGCCACACAAATGCTCTGAGGGACCCGTGTATGCAGGATCAAGAAGCATACAGCCATTGCCTGATCTCTGGCCAAAAAGGATGTTAG